From a single Anaerolineales bacterium genomic region:
- the asnB gene encoding asparagine synthase (glutamine-hydrolyzing), whose amino-acid sequence MCGICGISHSDNRKPERALLETMNASIAHRGPDSGGFHIDAGVGLAMRRLAIIDVSGGDQPIANETESVWIVFNGECYNYPEMRAELERRGHRLATKSDTECIVHFYEDEGIDCVKRLRGMFAFALWDENKKRLLLVRDRLGKKPMYYTVQDGTLYFGSELSAVLTALPHKPEIDLEALDLYLSLQYVPDPLTIYQGIRKLPPAHTLVWENGQIHLERYWDYTYQPKWNASEDELIEELRARLREAVKIRLLSERPLGAHLSGGIDSSIIVALMSEFASGPVKTFSAGFEEQNFTELPYARAVAEKYATDHHEFTLTYGDIPATLKKIACHFGEPFADASAIPLYHLSMLTREHVTVALNGDGGDENFAGYQRYWLDGFANAYARAPRLLTRSLIPSIANLLPDNADRPVGQSVVSGIKRLEQIPEIDRRASILRWGSYFSPKQRASLWKPEFRFDSTNAQNLLAHHFDSADGSYLDKTLYTDLHTYLPGDLLVKADRMTMAASLEGRSPFLDHELVEWSARVPDQFKVKGRSGKYLLKKAFARELPDSLKGRAKQGFGIPLSAWFRGPLLDWSKQILLDNGSPLHQWFERDVLNTLIEEHVSARVDHGKRLYALAMLGMWAKQ is encoded by the coding sequence ATGTGCGGAATTTGCGGTATTTCCCATTCGGACAATCGAAAACCCGAGCGCGCCCTGCTCGAAACAATGAACGCATCCATCGCCCATCGGGGACCGGACAGCGGCGGATTTCACATCGACGCAGGAGTGGGGCTTGCCATGCGCCGCCTTGCCATCATCGACGTGAGTGGCGGCGACCAGCCCATTGCCAACGAGACCGAATCCGTGTGGATCGTTTTCAACGGCGAATGTTACAACTATCCCGAAATGCGAGCCGAGCTTGAAAGGCGCGGACACCGTCTCGCCACAAAATCCGATACCGAGTGCATAGTCCATTTTTACGAAGATGAAGGCATCGATTGTGTAAAACGCCTGCGCGGCATGTTTGCCTTTGCATTGTGGGATGAAAACAAAAAACGTCTGCTCCTCGTGCGTGACCGCCTTGGCAAGAAGCCTATGTATTACACTGTACAGGACGGCACGCTCTACTTTGGCTCGGAACTCAGCGCCGTCCTCACCGCGCTGCCGCACAAGCCCGAGATCGATCTCGAAGCGCTTGACCTGTATCTAAGCCTGCAATATGTGCCCGACCCGCTCACCATTTATCAGGGCATCCGTAAACTTCCCCCCGCACACACATTGGTCTGGGAGAATGGGCAGATTCATCTTGAACGCTACTGGGATTACACCTACCAACCCAAATGGAACGCCTCTGAAGATGAACTCATTGAAGAACTGCGCGCCCGCCTGCGCGAAGCCGTAAAAATCCGCCTGCTCAGTGAGCGTCCGCTGGGAGCGCATCTCAGCGGCGGCATCGATTCGAGTATCATCGTTGCGCTCATGTCTGAGTTTGCCAGCGGACCTGTCAAAACGTTTTCGGCAGGCTTTGAGGAGCAGAATTTCACTGAACTGCCCTACGCCCGCGCTGTTGCTGAAAAATATGCCACTGACCATCATGAATTCACGCTCACGTATGGCGACATCCCCGCCACGCTTAAAAAGATCGCTTGTCACTTCGGTGAACCTTTCGCGGACGCTTCCGCCATTCCGCTCTATCATCTTTCGATGCTGACCCGCGAGCATGTCACTGTTGCGTTGAATGGGGATGGTGGTGATGAGAACTTTGCCGGCTACCAGCGTTATTGGCTGGATGGATTCGCCAACGCCTACGCCCGTGCGCCTCGACTCTTAACCCGCAGCCTGATCCCGTCCATTGCAAATCTCCTCCCCGATAACGCAGATCGCCCCGTCGGGCAGAGCGTGGTTAGCGGAATCAAACGCCTTGAGCAAATTCCCGAAATTGACCGCCGTGCCAGCATCCTGCGCTGGGGGTCGTACTTCTCGCCCAAACAACGGGCATCCCTGTGGAAACCCGAATTCCGTTTTGATTCCACCAACGCCCAAAACCTGCTTGCTCACCATTTTGATTCAGCGGATGGATCATATCTCGATAAGACCCTCTACACCGACCTGCACACCTACCTGCCCGGTGACTTGCTTGTCAAAGCGGACCGTATGACGATGGCAGCCTCGCTCGAGGGACGTTCGCCTTTCCTTGACCATGAATTGGTGGAGTGGTCTGCCCGGGTGCCGGATCAATTCAAAGTTAAGGGAAGAAGCGGAAAATATCTGCTGAAGAAGGCATTTGCCAGGGAGTTGCCCGATTCTCTAAAAGGACGCGCCAAGCAGGGCTTTGGCATTCCTCTCTCCGCCTGGTTCCGCGGTCCATTGTTGGATTGGTCGAAGCAAATATTGCTGGATAATGGAAGTCCGTTGCATCAGTGGTTTGAGCGCGATGTGTTGAACACGCTTATTGAAGAACATGTCTCTGCCCGTGTTGATCATGGAAAACGCCTCTACGCATTGGCAATGCTGGGCATGTGGGCGAAGCAATAA
- a CDS encoding Rid family hydrolase, producing MSPKVETSTPPNTPTPIGPYNHIAKVGDFITIGGTAGVNPATGQLAGEDVFSQASQILDSFKVMLESANSDLSHVVHINIFLKDMNDFEDVNRAYISKMGGHRPARTVIGVNELPKPGVLLTMNLTAVTKD from the coding sequence GTGTCACCAAAAGTCGAAACTTCCACCCCACCCAACACCCCGACCCCGATCGGACCGTACAACCATATTGCCAAAGTCGGGGATTTCATTACCATCGGTGGGACGGCGGGAGTAAATCCTGCCACAGGCCAACTCGCAGGAGAGGATGTCTTTTCACAGGCATCGCAAATTCTTGATTCATTCAAGGTGATGCTGGAATCCGCCAATTCCGATCTCAGCCATGTCGTCCACATCAATATCTTTCTCAAGGACATGAACGACTTCGAGGATGTGAATCGCGCCTATATCAGCAAAATGGGCGGCCATCGTCCAGCGCGGACGGTCATCGGTGTAAATGAACTCCCCAAGCCGGGCGTACTACTGACGATGAATTTGACGGCAGTAACAAAAGATTGA
- a CDS encoding glycosyltransferase family 4 protein gives MRILLINSEYPPIGGGAGNASAHLARLFASLGHDVVVLTAHFHGQPKFEVQDGVTIHRVPALRRRQDRSSALEQLAFIASASLRSIKLVRRFKPDATLAFFGVPSGAVAWILKKFFGIPYIVSLRGGDVPGFRPYDFKTFHKLLGPFLRIIWRDASRVIANSRGLRDLALAFDSTMDIPIIPNGVDATQYKADDRDWSPPQLLFTGRIVHQKGLDLGLRALSQLTDLDWKWYIAGDGPQLGTLQTLAKELGTADRVVFLGWQSRADLAKWYHQSNIFMFPSRHEGMPNAVLEAMASGLPIVATRIAGSEELVLDGETGILVSSENVDDLREALRKLLSAPELRKSMGTASRRRVEQSYSWQKVAEQYQSFLKELSRH, from the coding sequence ATGCGGATATTGCTTATCAACAGTGAGTATCCGCCCATTGGCGGCGGGGCGGGGAATGCCAGCGCGCACCTTGCCCGACTCTTTGCCTCGCTTGGGCATGACGTAGTGGTGTTGACTGCCCATTTCCACGGTCAGCCGAAATTCGAGGTTCAAGATGGCGTGACCATCCATCGCGTTCCTGCCCTGCGCCGTAGACAGGATCGTTCATCTGCATTGGAACAACTGGCTTTTATCGCCTCTGCATCTCTCCGTAGTATAAAACTGGTTCGACGCTTCAAACCGGATGCCACACTGGCATTTTTTGGTGTGCCGTCCGGCGCGGTGGCGTGGATATTGAAGAAGTTTTTTGGAATCCCGTACATTGTCTCTTTGCGGGGCGGCGATGTGCCCGGCTTCCGTCCGTATGACTTCAAGACCTTTCACAAACTGCTCGGTCCGTTTTTGCGGATCATCTGGCGCGACGCTTCGCGCGTGATCGCCAACAGCCGCGGACTGCGCGATCTGGCTCTCGCCTTTGATTCCACCATGGACATCCCCATCATCCCGAACGGCGTGGATGCGACTCAATACAAGGCGGATGACCGCGACTGGTCGCCGCCGCAACTATTGTTCACCGGACGCATCGTCCACCAGAAGGGCTTGGATCTTGGACTACGGGCGCTTTCCCAGCTGACAGATCTGGATTGGAAGTGGTATATCGCAGGGGATGGTCCGCAATTGGGTACATTACAAACTCTCGCAAAAGAACTTGGCACTGCCGATCGCGTCGTCTTCCTCGGCTGGCAGTCCCGCGCGGACCTGGCAAAGTGGTATCATCAATCGAATATTTTCATGTTCCCGTCCCGCCATGAAGGGATGCCGAACGCTGTGCTCGAAGCCATGGCAAGTGGACTTCCCATCGTAGCGACCCGCATCGCTGGCAGTGAAGAACTTGTCCTGGACGGCGAGACAGGCATTCTCGTATCTTCCGAGAATGTGGATGATTTACGCGAAGCTTTGCGCAAGTTGCTGTCTGCTCCTGAGTTAAGAAAGAGCATGGGCACAGCTTCCCGTCGGCGCGTGGAACAAAGTTATTCATGGCAAAAAGTGGCTGAGCAGTATCAATCTTTTTTGAAAGAACTTTCCAGGCATTGA
- a CDS encoding lysylphosphatidylglycerol synthase transmembrane domain-containing protein, translating to MIKWLRENRQVILRAFGSILTLVLLVVLIEEEGDGELFSALRRVSIWYFLAGLAALFISRLFAVMRWHILLQSAGVKLSFFRSMMLTFTGNFSSNFLPTTIGGDMARLAGAMQMGYDRAICLASLVADRLIGMAGMALALPLGLIPVFSGSGVAQSAVVTGLFQKLVNFAKRTLDSFSIWLKKPLALTGSLLSTLGNQVFIYLTIYLLLLGIDHHVPYWLVAGLYTLTYFVTLIPISINGLGVQELSMAFLLSQFGGLTSSESATIALLTRLLFILASLPGAFFLPSILAAMKPETTQAQE from the coding sequence ATGATTAAGTGGCTGCGGGAAAATCGTCAGGTCATCCTGCGCGCGTTTGGCAGCATCCTGACGCTGGTATTGCTGGTCGTTCTGATTGAAGAAGAGGGGGATGGCGAACTTTTCTCCGCGCTTCGGCGTGTTTCGATCTGGTACTTTCTGGCAGGGCTTGCCGCCTTGTTCATTTCGCGCCTGTTTGCGGTGATGCGCTGGCATATTCTGCTTCAGTCGGCGGGCGTGAAACTTTCCTTCTTTCGCTCCATGATGTTGACATTCACGGGGAATTTTTCGTCCAATTTTTTACCGACAACTATCGGCGGCGACATGGCGCGGTTGGCAGGCGCAATGCAAATGGGATATGACCGTGCCATTTGCCTCGCCTCACTCGTCGCAGACCGGTTGATCGGTATGGCGGGCATGGCGCTGGCGCTCCCTTTGGGCTTGATCCCCGTTTTTTCCGGGAGCGGCGTTGCACAATCCGCTGTGGTGACTGGGCTGTTCCAAAAGCTCGTAAATTTTGCCAAACGCACCCTTGATTCCTTTTCCATCTGGTTGAAAAAACCGCTGGCATTGACGGGCTCCCTGCTTTCGACGCTGGGGAATCAGGTGTTTATTTATCTGACGATCTATCTTCTGCTGCTCGGCATTGACCATCATGTCCCTTATTGGCTTGTCGCGGGTCTATACACCCTGACCTACTTCGTCACGCTCATTCCCATCTCGATCAATGGCTTGGGAGTTCAGGAACTTTCGATGGCGTTTCTGCTCTCCCAGTTCGGCGGCTTGACGTCTTCCGAAAGCGCGACCATTGCCCTGCTGACCCGCCTGCTGTTCATTCTCGCCAGCCTGCCGGGGGCGTTCTTCCTGCCCTCCATTTTGGCGGCGATGAAACCTGAAACAACCCAGGCTCAGGAGTGA
- a CDS encoding lysylphosphatidylglycerol synthase domain-containing protein, which yields MSPSEKKRGSVVWNILKIILALALAGFVLSRTDLDELSALHERIDGIWLTIGILLYFLITLLKALQYYFLINRRVGYPHVLNVVVVQNAVSNFIATGAGIVSYLTLFRVEQGVRVSRAVLVFLLTKIGDLIAIWLFMLVSTLLLWQRVEVLHGLIAVLLTVIGAVIIIFFAVVLLRQKFVAWLALFLEKTRLSQFGYVTRLMDFLNSLAEQEHAFVFRMVGTGVAFSLPYMFFTMAWLYASLLTFSFDIGVLPVVFVNTIMQLISYLPIQVFGGLGINEMTSLYMYGMFDVPQAELAAVLVGMRVLFYLTNLAALLYLPLYAVFFNRPQTEP from the coding sequence ATGTCCCCCTCGGAAAAAAAACGCGGATCCGTTGTTTGGAATATACTGAAAATCATTTTGGCCCTGGCGCTTGCCGGATTTGTTCTGTCAAGGACGGATCTCGATGAATTATCTGCATTGCATGAACGAATCGATGGCATCTGGCTGACAATCGGCATTCTGCTATACTTCTTGATCACCCTGCTTAAAGCCCTGCAATATTATTTTCTAATTAATCGTCGTGTGGGATATCCGCATGTGTTGAATGTTGTGGTGGTACAGAATGCAGTTTCCAATTTCATTGCCACGGGGGCGGGGATAGTTTCCTATCTGACCCTGTTCCGTGTTGAACAGGGTGTTCGAGTCAGCCGTGCTGTGCTGGTCTTTTTACTGACCAAAATCGGTGATTTGATCGCGATATGGCTGTTCATGCTGGTTTCCACCCTGCTTCTGTGGCAGAGAGTGGAAGTCTTGCATGGGCTGATCGCTGTTTTGCTGACCGTTATTGGCGCAGTAATTATTATCTTCTTTGCAGTGGTGCTCTTGCGCCAGAAGTTTGTGGCATGGCTGGCATTGTTCTTGGAAAAGACAAGGCTTTCACAATTTGGGTATGTTACCCGCTTGATGGATTTCCTGAACAGCCTCGCGGAGCAGGAACATGCCTTTGTTTTCCGCATGGTTGGAACTGGTGTGGCATTTTCACTGCCTTATATGTTTTTTACGATGGCATGGCTGTACGCAAGCCTGCTGACCTTTTCATTCGATATCGGCGTCCTGCCGGTGGTTTTTGTCAACACCATCATGCAGTTGATCTCATATTTGCCGATACAGGTCTTTGGCGGATTGGGCATCAACGAGATGACATCCCTCTATATGTACGGTATGTTCGATGTGCCACAGGCGGAACTTGCTGCCGTGCTGGTTGGCATGCGTGTGCTTTTTTATCTGACGAACCTTGCGGCACTGTTATACTTGCCGTTGTATGCTGTTTTCTTTAATCGTCCACAAACTGAACCATGA
- a CDS encoding class I SAM-dependent methyltransferase codes for MTFSSDFYNEAWDKWDDMKIYGPTAWHTRRFIFSLLRGLSFDSVLDAGCGTGVLLQKIFEKYPHVTLTGSEYSSQGIEIAKKRLPSAEFFSIDLATDVLGQYDLVTCIDVLEHIEDDSAALRNLLAMTKKYMILSVPLGPLHKFKVEEERMGHVHGYSRLELEEKIRDAGFEIIRAIQWGFPFYNLHRRIVNLMPESSTMGRYSGRKKLISNLLYALFYLNISPGGERYYVLCCPAAGG; via the coding sequence ATGACGTTTTCATCGGATTTTTACAACGAAGCCTGGGACAAGTGGGATGACATGAAAATATATGGTCCCACCGCCTGGCATACCCGCCGTTTTATCTTTTCATTATTACGCGGATTGTCCTTTGACAGCGTGTTGGATGCTGGTTGTGGCACAGGGGTTTTGCTGCAAAAGATTTTTGAGAAATACCCGCATGTGACGTTGACGGGGTCGGAATATTCATCGCAGGGAATTGAGATCGCAAAGAAGCGCCTTCCGAGCGCTGAATTTTTTTCCATCGACTTGGCAACGGATGTGTTGGGACAGTATGATCTCGTAACTTGTATCGACGTGCTGGAGCATATCGAGGATGATAGCGCGGCGTTGAGGAATCTACTGGCAATGACGAAGAAGTATATGATCCTGTCCGTGCCATTGGGTCCTCTCCATAAATTCAAGGTGGAAGAGGAACGCATGGGGCATGTCCATGGGTATAGCCGCTTGGAACTGGAAGAAAAGATTCGAGATGCAGGGTTCGAGATAATCAGAGCTATTCAGTGGGGTTTTCCTTTTTACAACCTTCACCGACGAATCGTTAATTTGATGCCTGAATCAAGCACGATGGGGCGTTACAGCGGACGCAAGAAATTGATCTCCAACTTGTTATATGCCTTGTTTTATCTCAATATTTCACCTGGCGGGGAACGCTATTATGTTCTGTGCTGTCCCGCTGCTGGTGGATGA
- a CDS encoding GNAT family N-acetyltransferase — MNNLFIRNASISDSVLLADLSARTFKSAYKAQLTDKELDDYTASTFSLGRIQAELNDPACTFLLAYEGDTAIGYALVRAGDPPEGVAGPKPVELARIYLTEEVIGKGYGTTLMEACLKTAQQNGHETIWLGVWEKNERAIRVYEKWGFTTVGSIDFEFGDEVQTDLVMVRVITSAHQA, encoded by the coding sequence ATGAACAACCTGTTTATTCGGAACGCTTCAATCAGCGACTCAGTCCTACTGGCAGACTTGTCTGCGCGCACCTTCAAGAGCGCGTACAAAGCCCAATTAACGGACAAGGAACTGGATGACTACACCGCCTCGACCTTCTCCCTCGGCAGGATTCAAGCCGAGTTAAATGATCCCGCCTGTACATTCCTGCTCGCGTATGAAGGCGATACTGCCATTGGATATGCACTGGTGAGAGCAGGCGATCCGCCTGAGGGCGTGGCAGGACCCAAACCAGTGGAACTCGCCCGCATCTATCTCACGGAAGAAGTCATTGGCAAAGGGTACGGAACCACGCTCATGGAAGCCTGCCTGAAAACCGCGCAACAAAATGGTCATGAGACGATCTGGCTGGGAGTGTGGGAAAAGAACGAGCGTGCCATCCGCGTTTATGAAAAATGGGGATTTACAACCGTTGGTTCGATTGACTTTGAGTTTGGAGATGAAGTTCAAACCGATCTGGTGATGGTACGTGTGATAACATCCGCACACCAAGCGTAA
- a CDS encoding glycosyltransferase family 39 protein, translating to MTKLSGFIKNRELPSWLPFALAGLGAVLYFIQAFIYAHTTVSGLDEGSYLLKGILYLRGVYEPFEPYGPLTNKAPLAFLIPGFAEYIFGAGLRTGRYFSLFLGFLTILGVWITTRRWTGNWMAVGVVWLFALSPMIIRLYVRAVSEVIIACMLAWICVLVLAERRALWQIILGAILAAFAVLTRQNMVLLLPLLALYVYWQHGKQKGIWALAVGVFVFLAIHAYYWPRILIIWAPWLPENLTPFLDAFRLPKDAVPVWAPSIDFWNRMNAFFQGIRYHFIAILGSLFALILWPPRADWKSAPAMRAAVFLAVTYFILFVMHGWASLASQYESYSCVFCFSNYLTFFDPLGILLFVIAFSHAWNRQPVRALTILVIGIVILFSTGMGFSLFEQVGDKLLNLPVPRLREGQLTSTAIVDVFRYRFDLPLFQIKRVISSSLGFLLGLGVLIIAFLLWRRSKDRRFAIILINSYLVIGFVLSPLLHLGESGLDCRQDIILAHERIGAYLNEVIPPDSLVYWDGGTAMTPMIYVPDVRIFPPQINSGYTYYIGGDPDTLYQFNHWNAELDMQWRSEADIFLIEAKRYAAWRDFLTPWEFQEFPRPADAPSCVEGSEIRIFKRLP from the coding sequence ATGACCAAGTTGTCTGGTTTTATTAAGAACAGGGAACTGCCCTCCTGGCTACCGTTTGCGTTAGCTGGCTTGGGGGCGGTTCTGTATTTCATTCAAGCATTCATTTATGCCCACACCACCGTCAGCGGATTGGATGAGGGCTCCTATCTTCTCAAGGGGATCTTGTACTTGCGCGGCGTTTATGAACCGTTCGAGCCGTACGGACCTCTCACGAATAAGGCGCCGCTTGCCTTTCTCATCCCTGGTTTCGCGGAATATATTTTTGGGGCAGGGCTTCGCACAGGACGTTATTTTTCCCTTTTCCTTGGTTTTCTCACGATTCTAGGCGTTTGGATCACAACCCGCCGCTGGACGGGGAATTGGATGGCTGTCGGAGTGGTCTGGCTCTTTGCGCTCAGCCCGATGATCATTCGGCTGTATGTACGCGCAGTCTCCGAGGTCATCATCGCCTGTATGCTGGCATGGATATGCGTTCTCGTGCTGGCGGAACGCCGTGCGTTATGGCAGATCATCCTTGGCGCCATCCTCGCCGCCTTCGCCGTGCTCACCCGCCAGAACATGGTTTTACTTTTGCCCTTGCTGGCGCTCTATGTGTACTGGCAGCATGGTAAACAAAAGGGAATCTGGGCGCTGGCAGTGGGCGTATTCGTCTTTCTCGCCATACATGCTTATTATTGGCCCCGCATCCTGATCATCTGGGCGCCGTGGCTTCCGGAAAATCTGACCCCGTTTCTGGATGCCTTCCGCCTGCCCAAGGATGCCGTTCCGGTCTGGGCTCCATCCATTGATTTCTGGAATCGGATGAATGCCTTTTTTCAAGGGATTCGCTACCATTTCATTGCTATTTTGGGCAGTTTGTTCGCGTTGATATTGTGGCCGCCTCGTGCTGACTGGAAATCTGCTCCTGCCATGCGGGCGGCTGTTTTCCTCGCTGTGACCTATTTCATCCTGTTCGTGATGCACGGTTGGGCTTCGCTCGCGAGTCAATATGAAAGTTACAGCTGTGTATTTTGCTTTTCGAACTACCTGACCTTCTTCGACCCGTTGGGGATTCTGCTGTTTGTCATTGCCTTCTCCCATGCGTGGAATCGTCAGCCCGTTCGCGCACTTACAATTCTCGTGATCGGCATTGTCATCCTGTTCTCCACAGGGATGGGATTCTCACTCTTTGAGCAGGTTGGCGACAAACTACTGAACCTGCCTGTGCCGCGCCTGCGGGAAGGCCAACTCACTTCGACCGCGATTGTGGATGTATTTCGATATCGCTTTGACCTGCCCCTTTTTCAGATCAAACGTGTGATCAGTTCTTCGCTGGGCTTCCTGCTTGGATTGGGCGTCTTAATAATAGCTTTTTTGCTCTGGCGGCGGTCCAAGGATCGGCGCTTTGCCATCATCTTGATAAATTCCTATCTTGTGATTGGATTTGTTCTGTCACCGCTCCTACATTTGGGTGAGAGCGGGCTGGACTGCCGGCAGGATATCATCCTCGCGCATGAACGCATTGGGGCATATCTCAACGAAGTGATCCCGCCTGATAGTTTGGTATATTGGGATGGTGGTACCGCCATGACACCGATGATCTATGTGCCGGATGTGCGCATCTTTCCGCCGCAAATCAATAGTGGTTATACTTATTACATCGGCGGCGACCCCGATACGCTCTATCAATTCAATCACTGGAATGCCGAACTCGACATGCAATGGCGCAGTGAAGCGGATATTTTTCTTATCGAAGCGAAGCGGTACGCAGCCTGGCGGGACTTTCTGACCCCGTGGGAATTTCAGGAATTCCCACGACCAGCCGATGCGCCTTCCTGCGTGGAAGGCTCTGAAATAAGGATATTCAAACGTTTACCATGA
- the gmd gene encoding GDP-mannose 4,6-dehydratase — MPTAIITGITGQDGSYLAELLLQKGYRVIGVARRSSTVNYERIDHLLDDITVVQGDLQDQGSLLALLEEYEPDEVYNLAAQSFVPTSWNQPALTGDVTAIGVTRILEAIRFVDPKIRFYQASSSEMFGKVLEVPQSEETPFYPRSPYGVAKVYGHWITVNYRESFNIFATSGILFNHESPRRGLEFVTRKISDGVAKIKLGKSKELRLGNLDAQRDWGFAGDYVQAMWLMLQQDKADNYVIGMGETHSVREFCEVAFSRVDLDYKEFVVVDERFYRPAEVDLLISDPAKARIQLKWEPAVSFKELVTMMVDADIARLQKN, encoded by the coding sequence ATGCCCACTGCCATCATTACAGGGATCACCGGACAGGATGGTTCCTATCTTGCTGAACTGTTGTTGCAAAAAGGATACCGTGTGATCGGCGTAGCGCGCCGTTCCAGTACGGTGAACTACGAACGCATTGACCATCTTTTGGATGATATTACGGTCGTACAGGGCGATCTGCAAGACCAAGGCTCCCTGCTTGCTCTTCTCGAGGAATATGAGCCTGATGAGGTGTATAACCTTGCGGCGCAGTCCTTCGTGCCGACTTCATGGAATCAGCCTGCCTTGACCGGCGATGTGACCGCCATTGGCGTGACGCGCATTCTGGAAGCCATCCGTTTTGTAGATCCGAAGATCCGGTTTTATCAGGCGTCCTCGAGTGAAATGTTCGGCAAGGTACTGGAAGTTCCGCAAAGTGAAGAGACGCCCTTTTATCCGCGCAGTCCGTATGGTGTGGCGAAGGTCTATGGACATTGGATCACGGTGAACTATCGCGAGTCGTTCAATATTTTTGCCACATCGGGCATCCTGTTCAACCACGAGAGTCCGCGCCGCGGCTTGGAATTTGTAACGCGCAAGATCTCTGACGGGGTGGCGAAGATCAAACTGGGCAAATCAAAGGAATTACGCCTCGGAAATCTCGATGCACAACGCGACTGGGGCTTTGCCGGTGATTACGTCCAAGCCATGTGGCTCATGCTTCAACAGGATAAGGCGGATAATTATGTGATCGGCATGGGCGAAACCCATTCCGTTCGTGAATTCTGCGAAGTCGCCTTCTCTCGCGTGGATCTGGACTACAAGGAATTTGTGGTGGTGGACGAACGCTTCTACCGCCCCGCTGAAGTGGACCTGCTTATTTCCGATCCGGCCAAAGCGCGGATACAGTTGAAGTGGGAGCCTGCCGTCTCGTTCAAAGAACTGGTCACGATGATGGTGGATGCGGATATCGCGCGCCTGCAGAAGAACTAG
- a CDS encoding glycosyltransferase family 2 protein, with product MNLSLVVPVFNEQDNLPLLFDAIYKTMGTLGRSWEAILVDDGSRDKSLSILKEYAEKDPEHIRVVSFRRNFGQTAAIAAGLDYSSGDIIVLLDADLQNDPADIPMMLAKLDEGYDLVSGWRKDRKDNAVTRNFPSMIANWLISRVTGVHLHDYGCTLKAYRRDVLEGFRLYGEMHRFIPVYAHSVGANITEVVVNHHPRKFGKTKYGLERTAKVILDLFTVKFLISFASKPIYLFGGTGGLLMIISAVIMAYLMIRRLFFFVAVTGSPLFQTSVMFFILGFQSMLMGLIAELLVRTYHESQRKPTYTIRTKINLEEND from the coding sequence ATGAACCTTTCCCTTGTTGTTCCTGTTTTCAACGAACAGGATAATCTCCCCCTGTTGTTTGATGCCATCTACAAGACCATGGGCACGCTTGGTCGTTCCTGGGAAGCCATTCTGGTGGATGATGGCAGTCGGGACAAAAGCCTGTCCATTCTAAAGGAATATGCGGAGAAAGATCCCGAACACATCCGCGTGGTTTCCTTCCGCCGCAACTTCGGTCAAACTGCCGCCATCGCTGCCGGATTGGATTATTCCAGCGGCGACATCATTGTTCTGCTGGATGCCGACTTGCAAAACGATCCTGCTGACATTCCCATGATGCTCGCCAAACTGGACGAGGGCTACGATCTCGTCAGTGGCTGGCGCAAGGACAGGAAGGATAATGCCGTCACGCGTAACTTCCCGTCCATGATCGCAAACTGGCTGATCTCGCGCGTGACCGGCGTCCACCTGCACGATTATGGCTGCACACTCAAAGCCTATCGCCGCGATGTGTTGGAGGGCTTCCGTCTTTACGGCGAGATGCACCGTTTCATCCCGGTCTACGCCCACTCGGTGGGCGCCAACATCACGGAGGTCGTCGTCAACCACCACCCCCGTAAATTTGGCAAGACCAAGTACGGGCTGGAACGAACCGCGAAGGTCATCCTGGACCTTTTCACAGTTAAATTTCTGATCAGTTTTGCATCCAAACCGATCTATCTCTTTGGCGGCACGGGCGGACTACTAATGATCATCAGCGCGGTAATCATGGCATATCTGATGATCCGTCGCCTGTTCTTTTTTGTCGCTGTGACGGGTTCGCCTCTTTTCCAGACCAGTGTGATGTTCTTCATCCTCGGCTTTCAGTCCATGCTGATGGGCTTGATCGCAGAACTGCTCGTGCGGACGTATCACGAATCACAGCGCAAGCCCACCTATACCATTCGTACGAAGATCAACCTGGAAGAGAATGATTAA